ACATAAAGTTTAAAAACGAATCGGGCTTCCAAGCGGGACAATATGAACTTTCGCCTTCAATGACGTTTGACCAGATCATCGAAAGTCTAAAGACCGGCAGAGTGATAAGGGAAGTTGATTTTAAAGTAACTGTTCCCGAAGGTTTATGGTTAGAAGATATTGCAGGAAAGATTGCAAAACAAACCGGACAAACCCAGGAAGAAGTTTTTGCTACTTTAAATGATCCTGCCTTTATAGAGCAGATGATGGAAGAGTTCCCGTTTATATTGACCGAAGACATTTTAAATGAATCGATTAAATATCCGCTTGAAGGATATTTGTTCCCTGCCACATATTCATACTATGAAGATGAAAATACAGTCGAAGCCATTGTACGCAAGATGTTATCCAAGACATCCGATGTCCTCATGGAATACCAGGGGATGCTAGAAGAAAAACAACTCACGGTTCATGAGGCTCTGACGTTAGCCTCTTTAATTGAAGAAGAGGCAACTGAATCCGTAGATCGTCATTTGATTTCTAGTGTATTTTACAATCGTATTGAAATCGGGATGCCATTACAAACAGATCCAACAGTCCTGTATGCGAAGGGAGAACACCAGGAACGGACACTTTATGAAGATTTAGAAATAGACTCTCCATATAATACGTATATTCATACTGGGTTACCGCCGGGTCCTATTTCAAATGCAGGAGTTTCGTCGATAGAAGCGGCGTTAAATCCGGAAGTGACGAAGTATTTATATTTCCTTGCTACCCCAGAAGGTGAAGTACTTTTCTCTGAAACCCTTGAGGAGCATAATATTAAAAAAGCAGAGCATATTTCAAGTGAAACATAAAAAAATAGGGGATGGGAAAGAGACTTCTCTTTCCCCTCTTTTTTATGGTACTATAGGGAAGTTCGTATTTGCTTCATTATGATTCAGTTAGGAATTTGGATCACTAGTAAGGAGGCTTTGCTTTTGTCTGGCTCAGATTTTTCTAATATAAAAGCGTATATTGCTCAGTTCCACCCAGAAGAGGATCCATTCTTTCAAAGGATGGAAGAATATGCAAGAGAACATTCCGTTCCGATTATGGAAAAAAATGGGTTGCAGGTTATGCTTCATTATTTCCGCATCCTTCAGCCCAAAAAAGTGTTGGAAATTGGCACGGCAATCGGATATTCAGCCTTGAAAATGTTAGAAGCTTGTCCAGAAAGCCATATTGTTACAATTGAGAGAGATCTTAATCGGGTAGCAGAGGCGAACCAATTCATTATGGAAAAAAATCAAAACATTACAATATTGGCGGGGGATGCTCTAGAAATTTCTGAAGAAGCAGCCAAGCACGGACCTTATGATATTTTGTTTATAGATGCTGCCAAAGGGCAGTATCAAAAATTTTTTGAACTATACAGTCCCTATGTTGAAAAAGGTGGCTTTATTTTTTCTGATAATGTATTATTCAAAGGGTTGGTTGCAAGTAGAGATCAAGGATTGAATAAGCGGATTGAAAAAATGATAGCTAAGATTCAATCCTATAATGAATGGCTTCATTCCCATCCTTCCTATGATACTATTTTACTCCCGGTTGGAGATGGACTAGCCGTTTCAAGAAAAAAGGAATAAACTGTTTTTTATGTATTTGTATGGAAAATCAAAAATTAGGTAAACTTACCTGTTATAGGTACTAAATCCTGTTGATTTAATGAGAAAGGAGCACTAGTATGAGAGCGAAGCCGGTTGTCATCGGAGTTGCTGGAGGATCTGGGTCAGGCAAAACAAGTGTTACAAAGGCGATCTATGATAGATTCCAGGGTCATTCAATCCTTGGACTTGAGCAAGACTCATATTATAGGGACCAATCTCATTTACCTTTTGAAGAAAGACTTTTAACGAATTATGATCATCCGCTTGCATTTGATAACGATTTGCTGATAGACCATATAGAAAAACTGATTAACTACATTCCAATTGAGAAGCCTGTTTATGATTACAGTCTTCATACACGTTCTAATGAAGTTATAAGAGTGGCGCCAAAAGACGTTATTATATTGGAAGGTATATTAGTTTTAGAAGACGAACGACTTCGAGATCTAATGGATATAAAACTTTTTGTTGATACGGATGCAGATTTACGCATAATCCGTAGAATACTAAGAGATATTCAAGAAAGAGGACGTTCGATTGATTCGGTCATAGATCAGTATATTAATGTCGTCAGACCGATGCATAATCAGTTTATTGAACCGACTAAGCGTTATGCAGATGTCATTATCCCTGAGGGGGGACAAAATTATGTAGCCATTGACTTGATGGTTACAAAAATTCAAACAATTCTTGAACAAAAATCATTTTTATGAAACAATAGCATATGAATATGGACAATAGGGCACTAAAAAAAGCGCAATTATTTAAAGGGTGCGATAATTATCGCATTCTTTTTCTGTACCCACTAGATAGTAGAAAAAAATGGTTTTTATGGATTGAAGGAGCGTGAAGGAAACATGGCACAAGAAAAAGTATTCCCGATGACAAAAGCGGGGAAAGAAAAATTAGAACAAGAACTAGAACATTTAAAAACAGTAAAGAGAAAAGAAGTCGTAGAGAGAATAAAAATTGCCCGCAGCTTCGGTGACCTTTCTGAGAACTCAGAGTATGATTCTGCAAAAGAAGAACAGGCATTTGTAGAAGGCAGAATCACTACTTTAGAAAATATGATTCGCAATGCAAAAATTATTGAAGAAGATGAAATGAATTCAGATATGGTTTCATTAGGTAAATCTGTAACATTTGTTGAACTTCCTGATGGTGAAGAAGAAACATATACGATTGTAGGAAGTGCTGAAGCAGATCCTTTTGAAGGGAAAATCTCAAATGACTCGCCAATAGCCAAAAGCTTACTCGGCAAAAAGGTTGGAGATGAAGTAGCAGTTCAAACTCCAGGCGGAGAAATGAATGTAAAAATAGTATCTATTAGCTAGTCTAAAGTTACCGCACCTCGTCAACACTGTTGGCGAGGTGTATTTTATGTTTGGAAAAAAACGCATATATGTGTTGATCTCTGCTATTTTATTATTATTTATTATCTTGTTAGGCCGAATGGCTCAAATTCAATTAACAAATACTGAAAGCTTTACGGATCGGAATATTAATTTATTAGAGGCAAGCGTTGACCAAAGAACACAAGCAGTCGTGATCGACCAGGGGAGAGGGAAATTTCTCGACCGTAACGGGGAGTTGCTTACTCACTTTTCACTCCCATCGCTCGTTTTATTTCCCTTTCTAAAAGAAATGGAATGGGACGCGAAAGCAGTTGCGAGTATTATAGGAGTTTCGGAAGAAGCACTCCTGCATGCCATAAAGGAAGCAAAAGAACCTTTTATTTTTGGAGGCAGTGATCCTTTCGAACTGACAGAAAATCAGATGAAAAGAATTAATGAACTGCAAATCCCAGGAGTCTTTGC
This genomic window from Bacillus oleivorans contains:
- the mltG gene encoding endolytic transglycosylase MltG, with amino-acid sequence MKSTDEKQNNKENMKEKMLEKQREAKTVRRIVFIITVTLFLFLGGAGLGGILYVSSALKPVDPESREYKNIEIPIGSSVTSIANILEDGNIIKDGTIFKYYIKFKNESGFQAGQYELSPSMTFDQIIESLKTGRVIREVDFKVTVPEGLWLEDIAGKIAKQTGQTQEEVFATLNDPAFIEQMMEEFPFILTEDILNESIKYPLEGYLFPATYSYYEDENTVEAIVRKMLSKTSDVLMEYQGMLEEKQLTVHEALTLASLIEEEATESVDRHLISSVFYNRIEIGMPLQTDPTVLYAKGEHQERTLYEDLEIDSPYNTYIHTGLPPGPISNAGVSSIEAALNPEVTKYLYFLATPEGEVLFSETLEEHNIKKAEHISSET
- a CDS encoding O-methyltransferase: MSGSDFSNIKAYIAQFHPEEDPFFQRMEEYAREHSVPIMEKNGLQVMLHYFRILQPKKVLEIGTAIGYSALKMLEACPESHIVTIERDLNRVAEANQFIMEKNQNITILAGDALEISEEAAKHGPYDILFIDAAKGQYQKFFELYSPYVEKGGFIFSDNVLFKGLVASRDQGLNKRIEKMIAKIQSYNEWLHSHPSYDTILLPVGDGLAVSRKKE
- the udk gene encoding uridine kinase, which encodes MRAKPVVIGVAGGSGSGKTSVTKAIYDRFQGHSILGLEQDSYYRDQSHLPFEERLLTNYDHPLAFDNDLLIDHIEKLINYIPIEKPVYDYSLHTRSNEVIRVAPKDVIILEGILVLEDERLRDLMDIKLFVDTDADLRIIRRILRDIQERGRSIDSVIDQYINVVRPMHNQFIEPTKRYADVIIPEGGQNYVAIDLMVTKIQTILEQKSFL
- the greA gene encoding transcription elongation factor GreA; the encoded protein is MAQEKVFPMTKAGKEKLEQELEHLKTVKRKEVVERIKIARSFGDLSENSEYDSAKEEQAFVEGRITTLENMIRNAKIIEEDEMNSDMVSLGKSVTFVELPDGEEETYTIVGSAEADPFEGKISNDSPIAKSLLGKKVGDEVAVQTPGGEMNVKIVSIS